One stretch of Bordetella avium DNA includes these proteins:
- a CDS encoding glycosyltransferase family 4 protein — protein MKILQLNFEKGWRGGERQTLYCMRAFRKAGHQVELLCRAGGPLEARARSEGFVTHGVRNVAGQLAFLVRHGHGFDILHSQTANTNTWAVLTKLLHRRPVVFSRRTSFVVEPGEEWKTGFKWRHVDLMVAISEMAASEPRRLGVQPVIIRSAVEPHVIDPANVAGLVDEFQLHGKRVLATSAALIRDKDPVTLVRAVGELARTRRDFVFLHFGAGGDREAEARAEVEKLGIGDVYRFTGFRKGVEDFYSIMDVFVMASCEEALGSSVLDAFLQHVPVVSTDAGGLKESLADGRGVLVAVGDHSAMAQGMARCLDDAAFCAEITQRAYDYVRTEHDVSEMGKRYLLQFERLMR, from the coding sequence ATGAAGATATTGCAGCTCAACTTTGAGAAAGGCTGGCGTGGCGGCGAGCGGCAAACGCTTTATTGCATGCGCGCCTTTCGCAAGGCCGGCCATCAGGTCGAGCTGCTGTGCCGGGCCGGCGGGCCGCTGGAGGCGCGTGCCCGCTCTGAAGGTTTTGTCACGCACGGGGTGCGCAATGTGGCGGGCCAGTTGGCCTTTCTCGTTCGCCACGGCCATGGCTTCGACATCCTGCATTCGCAGACGGCTAATACCAATACCTGGGCGGTGCTCACCAAGCTCCTGCATCGCCGCCCGGTGGTGTTTTCGCGCCGCACGTCCTTTGTGGTCGAGCCCGGGGAAGAATGGAAGACGGGCTTCAAATGGCGTCATGTGGACTTGATGGTTGCCATCAGCGAGATGGCGGCCAGCGAGCCGCGCCGCCTTGGCGTGCAGCCCGTCATCATCCGCAGCGCCGTCGAACCCCATGTGATCGATCCTGCCAATGTGGCGGGTCTGGTCGACGAGTTTCAGTTGCATGGCAAGAGAGTGCTGGCCACATCGGCCGCGCTGATCCGCGATAAAGACCCGGTAACGCTGGTGCGCGCCGTCGGCGAACTGGCGCGCACGCGGCGCGATTTCGTGTTTCTGCATTTTGGCGCAGGCGGCGACCGTGAGGCCGAGGCGCGTGCCGAGGTCGAGAAGCTAGGCATCGGAGATGTCTACCGCTTCACCGGCTTTCGTAAAGGCGTCGAAGACTTCTACAGCATCATGGACGTTTTTGTGATGGCTTCCTGTGAAGAAGCGTTGGGCAGCAGCGTGCTCGACGCTTTTTTGCAGCATGTGCCGGTGGTGTCCACCGATGCGGGCGGCCTGAAGGAAAGCCTGGCCGATGGTCGTGGCGTGCTGGTGGCGGTGGGCGACCATAGCGCGATGGCCCAGGGCATGGCGCGCTGCCTGGACGATGCCGCCTTTTGCGCAGAGATCACCCAGCGGGCCTACGACTATGTGCGCACCGAGCACGACGTCAGCGAAATGGGCAAGCGCTATCTCTTGCAGTTCGAGCGCCTGATGCGCTGA
- a CDS encoding Lrp/AsnC family transcriptional regulator: MQDFALQPELDELDRRILEQLQHDSAITNQDLALRVHASPPTCLRRVRRLTEAGVITRQVALLDAQKLGSSLTAIVEITLDVQAAERLDEFEQWMLAEPAVLQCYRVSPGPDFVVIVQVRDMPAYHALAHRAFTAHANVRNVRTFFSIHRAKFETRIELPPA; the protein is encoded by the coding sequence ATGCAGGATTTTGCTCTTCAACCCGAGCTGGACGAGCTGGACCGGCGCATTCTGGAACAACTCCAGCACGATAGCGCGATCACCAACCAGGATCTGGCGCTACGGGTGCATGCCTCGCCGCCGACCTGTTTGCGCCGGGTGCGCCGCCTGACCGAGGCGGGCGTCATCACCCGGCAAGTCGCCTTGCTGGACGCGCAAAAGCTGGGCAGTTCACTGACCGCCATCGTGGAAATCACGCTGGATGTCCAGGCAGCCGAGCGCCTTGATGAGTTCGAGCAATGGATGCTGGCGGAGCCGGCTGTATTGCAATGCTATCGGGTGTCGCCGGGGCCGGACTTCGTGGTGATCGTGCAGGTGCGCGATATGCCGGCCTACCACGCGCTGGCACACCGCGCCTTTACGGCGCATGCCAATGTGCGCAATGTGAGAACGTTTTTCTCGATACACCGGGCGAAGTTCGAAACCCGTATCGAACTGCCGCCCGCGTGA
- the glmS gene encoding glutamine--fructose-6-phosphate transaminase (isomerizing), with amino-acid sequence MCGIVGAVAQRDITPVLVEGLRRLEYRGYDSCGVAVYQDGHLRRSRSTQRVSELADQVAAESLSGFTGIAHTRWATHGVPATYNAHPHFSAVGQDEPRIALVHNGIIENYVELRAELQQAGFVFESQTDTEVIAHLVNHLYNGDLFEAVQQAVKRLHGAYAIAVFCRDEPHRVVGARQGSPLVVGVGQGENFLASDALALAGTTDQIIYLEDGDVVDLQLARVWITDQQGKPVERKINTVHVHTGAAELGPYRHFMQKEIFEQPRAVGDTLQDIDAITPELFGDAAYKVFKDIDRLLILACGTSYYAGLTAKYWIESIAKIPVAVEIASEYRYRDSVPNPKTLVVTISQSGETADTLAALKHARSLGMPHTLTICNVSTSAMVRECELAYITRAGVEIGVASTKAFTTQLTALFLLTLTLAQSRGQLSEEQEADYLKALRHLPVAISAVLALEPQIMAWADRFASKENALFLGRGMHYPIALEGALKLKEISYIHAEAYPAGELKHGPLALVTEHMPVVTIAPKDALLEKLKSNMQEVRARGGELYVFADADSKIVNEEGMHVIRMPEYYGALSPILHTIPLQLLAYHTACARGTDVDKPRNLAKSVTVE; translated from the coding sequence ATGTGCGGTATTGTTGGCGCCGTCGCCCAGCGCGACATCACTCCGGTGCTGGTCGAAGGCCTGCGCCGTCTGGAATATCGTGGCTATGACTCCTGCGGAGTCGCCGTTTATCAGGACGGCCACCTGCGCCGCAGCCGCAGCACCCAGCGCGTTTCCGAGTTGGCCGATCAGGTCGCTGCGGAGAGCCTGAGCGGTTTCACCGGTATTGCCCACACCCGCTGGGCCACGCATGGCGTGCCCGCGACGTATAACGCGCATCCGCACTTCTCGGCGGTGGGCCAGGATGAGCCGCGCATCGCCCTGGTGCATAACGGCATCATTGAAAACTACGTCGAACTGCGCGCCGAGTTGCAGCAGGCCGGCTTCGTATTCGAAAGCCAGACCGATACCGAAGTCATCGCGCATCTGGTCAATCACCTCTATAACGGCGATCTGTTTGAAGCCGTGCAACAGGCCGTCAAGCGTTTGCATGGCGCCTACGCCATCGCCGTATTCTGCCGCGATGAGCCGCACCGCGTCGTGGGCGCGCGCCAGGGTTCGCCGCTGGTCGTCGGCGTGGGTCAGGGAGAGAACTTTCTTGCCTCCGATGCACTGGCTTTGGCTGGCACCACCGATCAGATCATCTACCTCGAAGATGGCGATGTCGTCGATCTGCAACTGGCCCGCGTCTGGATCACCGACCAGCAAGGCAAGCCGGTCGAACGCAAGATCAACACCGTTCATGTGCATACCGGCGCGGCCGAACTGGGCCCCTACCGCCACTTCATGCAGAAAGAAATTTTCGAGCAGCCGCGGGCCGTGGGCGACACCCTGCAAGATATCGATGCGATTACGCCCGAGCTCTTTGGCGATGCCGCCTACAAGGTCTTCAAAGACATCGACCGCCTGCTCATCCTGGCCTGCGGCACCAGCTACTACGCCGGCCTGACCGCCAAGTACTGGATCGAGTCCATCGCCAAGATTCCGGTGGCTGTCGAAATCGCCAGCGAATACCGCTATCGCGATAGCGTGCCCAATCCCAAAACCCTGGTCGTCACTATTTCGCAATCTGGCGAAACCGCGGACACCCTGGCTGCGCTCAAGCACGCCCGCTCGCTGGGCATGCCCCACACCCTGACGATTTGCAATGTCTCCACCAGCGCCATGGTGCGCGAGTGTGAGCTGGCCTACATCACCCGCGCAGGCGTTGAAATCGGCGTGGCCTCGACCAAGGCCTTCACCACCCAGCTTACCGCCCTTTTCCTGTTGACCCTGACCCTGGCGCAAAGCCGTGGCCAGCTCAGTGAGGAACAAGAGGCGGACTACCTCAAGGCCCTGCGCCATCTCCCCGTGGCGATCAGCGCCGTGCTGGCGCTGGAACCGCAGATCATGGCCTGGGCCGACCGTTTCGCCTCTAAGGAAAATGCGCTCTTCCTGGGCCGTGGCATGCATTACCCCATCGCGCTTGAGGGGGCGCTCAAGCTCAAGGAAATCAGCTACATCCATGCCGAAGCCTATCCGGCTGGCGAACTCAAGCACGGCCCGCTGGCCCTGGTGACCGAGCACATGCCTGTTGTCACCATCGCACCCAAGGACGCGCTGCTGGAAAAGCTCAAATCCAATATGCAGGAAGTGCGCGCGCGCGGCGGCGAGCTTTATGTCTTTGCCGACGCCGACAGCAAGATCGTCAACGAAGAAGGCATGCACGTCATCCGCATGCCCGAATACTACGGCGCGCTGTCTCCCATCCTGCACACCATCCCGCTGCAACTATTGGCTTATCACACGGCCTGCGCACGCGGCACCGACGTGGACAAGCCGCGCAATCTGGCTAAGAGCGTTACGGTGGAGTAA
- a CDS encoding autotransporter family protein encodes MTQYPARRPPSHALTAVVLALSSLALPKDASADKDWFDPATWPNGTVPTSGDAANIGGGERVMLSGAGAVYSLSISNNVWNTNVSSLVVSGNSASLTGSYIQVGVNGGSGALTLNDQAWLNTASLTLASTLDSSGSATVDNSRVTAGSISIAGSGTATFYAQKGSTVNVNQTILGEWGKGNGTLVISDGSTWNNSARFSVGTLSSGTVKVLSAGVLSTTSGATLGGTSNGAASGSVLVRGNGSEWRSGGTVTVGEAATGKVWLLEGGSLSAPKILIANQASSKGQLLIGGEPGSPAQPGGRLDVGAIEFGAGAGTLIFNLSGSPMSYAGTLAGPGQVRVLAGNLVYTGNSAAAISVLGDPRIFVEGGTLDVRGQLRGQTSVLDGGRLGGNGAVGATQISAGGRLAPSGTLTVNGDLSLSPNAVYEVRAAPDGTASRVVVNGLASLAGSVLHVGPDGEFAPYQRYTIMQAQTLAGAFDSVSSNFAYLTPSISYSGQDVLLELRRSTVTNPNGPEPIRFSALARTPNQRSVAQALESLPVSNDIHQAVLTLPAGAPPAALAQLAGEPLATTASALGGLAVNARSLPMAQLRRNLNAAPSPGAPTASAGTSDAPISAAVLPDRGTSPMWAQLVGQWQTGGGEDGIARFRQHTGGVFAGADGALASGWRLGAAVGVSNSKMDVGSLSSRSDIDSYSATVYAGRRFDSGAGSFNVLLGVGYTWHDIASQRHVQFAGVDQKLSANYGASTGQVFAELGYGLPVGGRSVIEPYVGLAFNDQRVRAFSETGGSAALRSERQHDQTTTTTLGLRASTTVDDLTLSGGAGWRHALGDLRPQSRLAFADSAVFTVAGAPIAANALVTELGLSWQASRSLALSLRYDGEYGGGNKLHTGMLRAAWAF; translated from the coding sequence ATGACGCAATACCCTGCCCGCCGCCCCCCTTCACATGCGCTTACCGCCGTCGTCCTGGCGCTGTCCTCGCTTGCCCTGCCTAAAGACGCGTCAGCCGATAAAGATTGGTTCGATCCTGCGACCTGGCCAAACGGCACTGTGCCAACGAGCGGCGACGCTGCCAATATCGGCGGTGGTGAGCGGGTTATGCTGAGCGGCGCGGGCGCGGTGTACAGCCTCAGTATCAGCAATAATGTCTGGAATACGAATGTCAGCTCCCTCGTGGTTTCGGGGAATAGCGCGAGCCTGACCGGTTCCTATATCCAGGTAGGGGTAAACGGTGGAAGCGGGGCGCTTACCCTGAATGACCAGGCCTGGTTGAACACCGCATCCCTGACCCTCGCCAGCACGCTTGATTCCAGTGGCAGCGCAACCGTGGATAACTCCCGGGTGACGGCAGGCAGCATTTCAATCGCGGGTTCGGGTACCGCGACGTTCTACGCGCAAAAGGGCTCCACGGTCAACGTGAATCAGACCATCCTCGGAGAGTGGGGCAAGGGCAACGGCACCCTCGTGATCAGCGATGGCTCGACCTGGAACAATTCAGCCAGGTTTTCGGTGGGGACGCTGTCATCCGGCACGGTTAAAGTCCTGAGCGCCGGCGTACTTTCCACGACCTCCGGCGCGACCCTGGGAGGGACAAGCAACGGTGCGGCGAGCGGAAGCGTCCTGGTGCGTGGCAATGGCAGCGAATGGCGCTCAGGCGGCACGGTGACAGTGGGCGAGGCAGCAACAGGCAAGGTCTGGCTGCTTGAGGGCGGCAGCTTGTCCGCGCCCAAAATCCTGATCGCCAATCAAGCCTCGTCGAAGGGGCAACTCCTTATCGGAGGCGAGCCCGGATCGCCGGCACAGCCGGGGGGACGTCTTGATGTCGGTGCCATCGAGTTCGGGGCCGGCGCCGGCACACTCATTTTCAACCTGAGCGGATCGCCAATGAGCTATGCCGGGACGCTGGCGGGCCCCGGCCAGGTCAGGGTCCTCGCCGGCAACCTCGTTTACACCGGCAACAGCGCTGCGGCGATCAGTGTGCTGGGCGACCCCCGCATCTTTGTCGAGGGCGGCACGCTGGATGTCCGTGGGCAACTGCGCGGGCAAACGTCTGTGCTCGATGGCGGACGCCTGGGCGGCAACGGCGCTGTTGGCGCGACGCAGATTTCCGCCGGCGGCAGGCTCGCGCCAAGCGGGACGCTCACTGTCAATGGCGATTTGTCACTGAGCCCCAACGCGGTCTACGAGGTGCGTGCAGCCCCGGACGGCACGGCTAGCCGGGTCGTCGTCAACGGCCTCGCGAGCTTGGCGGGCTCCGTGCTTCACGTCGGGCCTGACGGCGAGTTCGCCCCCTACCAGCGCTACACCATCATGCAGGCACAGACGCTCGCGGGCGCCTTCGACAGCGTGTCGTCCAACTTCGCCTACCTCACGCCTTCGATCTCCTACTCCGGGCAAGACGTACTCCTGGAACTGAGGCGCAGCACAGTAACGAATCCGAACGGGCCGGAGCCGATCCGGTTTTCCGCCCTGGCCCGCACCCCCAATCAACGCTCGGTCGCCCAAGCACTGGAGTCTCTCCCCGTCAGCAACGACATCCACCAGGCCGTCCTGACGCTGCCTGCCGGCGCGCCGCCGGCGGCACTTGCCCAACTCGCCGGAGAGCCCCTTGCCACCACGGCCAGCGCGCTGGGCGGGCTGGCCGTGAACGCGCGCAGCCTGCCTATGGCGCAGCTTCGCCGCAATTTGAACGCCGCCCCGTCGCCAGGCGCGCCGACGGCCTCTGCGGGAACGAGCGACGCGCCGATCTCCGCCGCCGTGCTCCCCGATCGGGGGACATCGCCTATGTGGGCTCAGCTCGTCGGCCAATGGCAGACGGGCGGCGGAGAAGACGGCATTGCCCGTTTTCGGCAGCATACCGGAGGGGTTTTCGCCGGCGCGGACGGCGCCCTGGCGAGCGGATGGCGGCTAGGCGCAGCAGTCGGTGTCAGCAACAGCAAGATGGATGTGGGCAGCCTCAGCAGCCGCAGCGACATCGACAGCTATAGCGCCACGGTTTATGCCGGCCGCCGCTTCGATAGCGGTGCCGGCTCTTTCAATGTGCTGCTTGGCGTGGGCTATACCTGGCATGACATCGCCAGCCAGCGCCACGTGCAATTTGCTGGCGTGGACCAGAAACTGAGCGCGAACTACGGCGCGAGCACGGGGCAAGTCTTCGCAGAGCTGGGGTATGGCCTGCCCGTGGGCGGGCGCAGCGTGATCGAGCCCTACGTCGGTCTGGCCTTCAATGACCAGCGCGTGCGGGCTTTTAGCGAAACCGGCGGCTCGGCCGCCTTGCGCAGCGAGCGCCAGCACGACCAAACGACGACGACGACGCTTGGCCTGCGCGCGAGCACCACGGTCGACGACCTGACCCTCAGCGGCGGCGCAGGCTGGCGTCATGCGCTGGGCGACCTGCGGCCGCAAAGCCGATTGGCCTTCGCCGACAGCGCCGTCTTCACGGTGGCGGGCGCCCCCATCGCGGCCAATGCCCTCGTCACCGAGCTGGGCCTGTCGTGGCAGGCCTCGCGTTCGCTCGCGCTATCGCTGCGCTATGACGGCGAATATGGTGGCGGCAATAAGCTGCACACAGGCATGCTGCGAGCGGCCTGGGCCTTTTAG
- a CDS encoding isocitrate lyase/PEP mutase family protein: MNTQQKLRELVDARRGLIVPGAFNALSARVVADLGFEAIYVTGAGVTNMWFGMPDQAIMGLTDIADHTARIRDAVDVPLIVDADTGFGNAVNTYHTVRTLERAGADCIQLEDQVSPKRCGHFNGKDVIETSEMIGKIKAAVDGRRSEGTLIMARTDAAAVHGFDVAVERAQAYADAGADILFVEAVTSAEHIRALPQRLKQAQLINMVIGGKTPITNTDELASMGFSIVLYANAALQGALAGMQRALGALQQDRNLQEDPALVAPFSERQRLVNKPLWDALESQYQ; encoded by the coding sequence ATGAATACACAGCAAAAGCTCCGGGAACTGGTCGATGCACGCCGTGGCCTGATCGTGCCCGGCGCATTCAATGCGCTGTCGGCGCGTGTGGTCGCCGACCTGGGTTTCGAAGCCATCTATGTCACCGGCGCCGGTGTCACCAACATGTGGTTCGGCATGCCTGATCAGGCCATCATGGGTTTGACTGACATTGCCGACCACACAGCCCGCATCCGTGATGCCGTGGATGTTCCGCTGATTGTCGATGCCGATACCGGCTTCGGCAATGCCGTTAACACCTACCATACCGTGCGCACGCTGGAACGGGCAGGCGCAGACTGCATCCAGCTCGAAGATCAGGTCAGCCCCAAGCGTTGCGGCCACTTCAACGGCAAAGACGTTATTGAAACCAGCGAAATGATCGGCAAGATCAAGGCAGCCGTCGATGGCCGCCGCAGCGAAGGTACGCTAATCATGGCTCGCACCGATGCGGCTGCCGTGCACGGTTTCGATGTCGCGGTTGAGCGTGCGCAGGCCTATGCGGATGCCGGCGCGGACATTCTATTTGTCGAAGCGGTGACCAGCGCCGAACACATCCGCGCCCTGCCTCAGCGCCTCAAGCAAGCCCAGCTGATAAACATGGTGATCGGTGGCAAGACGCCCATCACGAATACGGATGAGCTGGCCAGCATGGGCTTTAGCATCGTGCTGTACGCCAACGCGGCCTTGCAGGGGGCGCTTGCCGGCATGCAGCGCGCGCTGGGCGCCCTGCAACAGGACAGGAATCTCCAGGAAGATCCCGCACTGGTGGCACCCTTCAGCGAACGCCAGCGTCTGGTGAACAAGCCCCTGTGGGATGCGCTGGAAAGTCAATACCAGTGA
- a CDS encoding tripartite tricarboxylate transporter substrate binding protein, with protein sequence MTIYSTFKRTLTLLALGIATSCGAYAQSPAYPQKPIRLIVGFPAGGATDVAARLVGNKLSEIIGQAVIIENKPGSASNIGADTVAKAPADGYTLLFGTIALAVNGSLYPKLSYNPSKDFQPVAMVSSTPFILVSNPAAPYSDLKDLLDKARQSPREIYYATAGNGSGSHLFMEMFLKMAGVSMTHVPYRGAAPAMNDVLGNQVPLTFDNIMTTLPMVQAGKLKPLGMSTASRSKAAPDIPTLDESGIHGFDASAWFGIFAPAGVPASVVSKLNHSLNAAVRDPQVNDKLLQMGADPVTASPEDFDTFFQNEVRKWKEVIDSANIKVE encoded by the coding sequence TTGACCATCTATTCCACGTTCAAACGGACCCTGACACTGCTGGCGCTGGGTATCGCTACCTCATGCGGCGCCTATGCGCAGAGTCCGGCCTATCCGCAAAAGCCGATCCGGCTCATCGTCGGTTTTCCCGCAGGCGGTGCGACCGACGTCGCGGCCCGTCTGGTCGGAAACAAGCTCTCAGAGATCATCGGGCAAGCCGTGATCATCGAAAACAAGCCCGGCAGTGCCAGCAACATTGGCGCAGACACCGTAGCCAAGGCGCCTGCCGATGGCTATACGCTGTTGTTCGGCACCATCGCACTGGCGGTCAATGGCAGCCTCTATCCTAAGCTCAGCTACAACCCGAGCAAGGACTTCCAGCCTGTCGCCATGGTGTCCTCGACCCCCTTCATTCTGGTCAGCAACCCTGCGGCGCCCTACAGCGATCTCAAGGACCTGCTGGACAAAGCTCGCCAGAGCCCCCGCGAAATCTACTACGCCACGGCCGGCAACGGTTCGGGTTCGCACCTGTTTATGGAGATGTTCCTGAAAATGGCGGGGGTTTCCATGACCCACGTTCCCTACCGGGGCGCGGCGCCGGCCATGAACGATGTGCTGGGCAATCAGGTGCCTCTCACCTTCGACAACATCATGACGACGCTGCCCATGGTGCAGGCCGGCAAGCTCAAGCCGCTGGGCATGAGCACAGCAAGCCGTTCAAAAGCGGCGCCCGACATCCCGACCTTGGACGAAAGCGGAATCCATGGTTTTGATGCGTCGGCCTGGTTCGGCATCTTTGCGCCGGCCGGCGTGCCCGCCAGTGTGGTCAGCAAGCTCAATCATAGTCTTAACGCGGCCGTGCGTGACCCTCAGGTCAACGACAAACTGCTGCAAATGGGAGCCGACCCTGTCACCGCCTCTCCCGAGGATTTCGACACCTTCTTCCAGAACGAAGTCCGCAAATGGAAAGAGGTCATCGACTCCGCCAACATCAAAGTTGAATAA
- a CDS encoding electron transfer flavoprotein subunit alpha/FixB family protein, which produces MSVLVIAEHDNACIKGATLNTVTAALVCGGDVHMLVAGENAATAAQAAAQIAGVSKVILADGASLNNSLAENLAAQVLAIAGDYSHILFPATASGKNTAPRVAAKLDVAQISEITAVISADTFERPIYAGNAMATVQSGDTTKVITVRSTGFDAAAATGGAAAVETVAAVADSGKSALLGRDVTKNDRPELTTAKIIVSGGRALGSAEKFTEIMTQLADKLGAAIGASRAAVDAGYASNDLQVGQTGKVVAPQLYIAAGISGAIQHLAGMKDSKVIVAINKDPEAPIFSIADYGLEADLFMAVPELAGAL; this is translated from the coding sequence ACAGCCGCTCTGGTCTGCGGCGGCGACGTGCACATGCTGGTCGCCGGTGAAAACGCCGCAACCGCAGCCCAGGCAGCGGCGCAGATTGCCGGTGTGTCCAAAGTGATCCTGGCTGACGGCGCATCGCTCAACAACAGCCTGGCGGAAAACCTTGCCGCCCAGGTGTTGGCGATTGCTGGCGACTACAGCCATATCCTGTTTCCTGCCACCGCTTCCGGCAAGAACACCGCCCCCCGGGTCGCCGCCAAGCTGGACGTCGCCCAGATTAGCGAGATCACGGCCGTGATCTCGGCGGACACCTTCGAGCGCCCCATCTATGCCGGCAACGCCATGGCCACCGTGCAATCGGGCGATACCACCAAGGTCATCACCGTGCGCAGCACCGGCTTCGATGCCGCCGCAGCCACAGGTGGCGCGGCCGCCGTGGAAACGGTGGCGGCCGTGGCGGACTCGGGCAAAAGCGCCCTCCTGGGGCGCGACGTGACCAAGAACGACCGCCCGGAACTCACCACCGCCAAGATCATCGTCTCCGGCGGTCGCGCGCTCGGTTCGGCTGAGAAATTCACCGAAATCATGACCCAACTTGCTGACAAACTCGGCGCCGCCATTGGTGCAAGCCGTGCCGCCGTGGACGCAGGCTACGCCTCTAATGATTTGCAGGTCGGTCAAACCGGCAAAGTCGTCGCGCCTCAGCTATACATCGCTGCCGGTATCTCTGGTGCGATCCAGCATCTGGCGGGCATGAAGGACTCCAAGGTCATCGTGGCGATCAACAAGGACCCTGAAGCGCCTATTTTCTCAATCGCCGATTATGGCCTGGAAGCGGACTTGTTTATGGCCGTTCCGGAACTGGCAGGGGCGCTGTGA